The Phenylobacterium glaciei genomic sequence CTGGTGGAGTTCCTGCTGGCGCCAGCCTTCGCGACCTCCACCTTCTTCCTGCTGACGATCATGGTGCTGCTCGACGTGCTGGCCGGCTTCATCGTCACCATCGTCTCGGCGCGCCGCGACGTGGACTTCAACCCCGACGGGGTCTGAAGACTCTCCGCTAGGTGAGGGCCGTGAAGATCAGGGCGACCACGGCGACGTCGAAGATGCGGATGATAGCGAACATGGGGCGCCCCTGCGGGATGGTTTCCCGGGGGGTCAAGCAAGACCGGCGCCAGAGCGCGTGCGCCTGATGGCGCTCTTCTTCGACACCGCCTGGTTCGACGCCCAACTGGCCGAGCGCGGGCTTTCACGGCGCGTGATGGCCGCCGCCGCCGGTATGAGCGAGGCCGACCTGACCCTGGTGTTCAAGGATCAGCGGGAGCTGTCGGAGGCCGAGGTGGCGGCCTTCGCGGAGTTGCTGGGCACCGTCCCGGCGGAGATCGCCAAGCAGGCCGGCGTGTCCACGCCCGTCCCCGGAGCCGGGCCAGACGCGCGGATCTCGGCGCTGGAACGGAGGGTGGCGGCGCTGGAGGCGGAGCTCGCGCGGCTTAAACGCTAGACACATTACCCGCTCGTCCCGGCGAAGGCCGGGATCCAGATACATCCGCCGTGTTCGGGATTCTTGGTTCAGGTCGTGACCTAAGACCTGGGTCCCGGCTTTCGCCGGGATGAGCGGAGACTAGATTTCGGTCTTGCCGATGGAGCCCTTGCGGGCGCGGCGGTCAGCCTTGCCGGACCATTCGGTGGCCCCATAGACGCTTCTTGCCGCCCCGAGCGTCTCGGGCCCGCCGCGCAGGCCGCGCTTCTGGCCGTCCTGACCCATCAGCTGGGCGCTGAACATGCTGGCGCCCTCGGCCGAGTGATTCGGAGCCGGGCGGGCAGGCTCGCCCGCAATGACCGCCGGGACGCTGCGGTCGTCGGTGTCGTGCAGCTCTTCGCTCTCATTCACCCGGGCCCGGTAGGTCCGGCGCGCCTGGGCGGCTCTGCGAAGGGGATCGATGGGCGAGGTCATGACAAGGTGATCCTGACTCCGCCTTCGTTAAAAAACTGAGGCTTCAGGTTTTCGAGATCAGCTTCTCGATCTGGGCCTGCATCTCTTCCATCCGCCGCTTCATCTCGTCCAGGGCTGGATCGGCGGCCGGCGCCGGCGCGGGCTCCGGCGCGCGGCCCGCCGCCATCGGCTCTTCCGTACGGGTGTAGGCGAAGGGCGAGAACATCTTCATGGCTCGGTCGAACAGGGCCAGGTTCTGGCGGATCTGGTCGTCATAGACGCCGATGCCGGCGCCGTGGCCGAGCGTCGAGAACTGGGTGCGCATGCGCTCCTGCTGCTCGGCGAAGGTCGACAGGGACAGCTCCAGATAGGAGGGCAGGAAGGCCTGCATGGAGTTGCCGTAAAACCCGATGAGCTGGCGCAGGAACTGGATGGGCAAGAGGTTCTGTCCCTCGCGCCCTTCTTCCTCGACGATGATCTGGGTCAGGACCGATCGGGTGATGTCCTCGTTGGACTTTGCGTCATAGACCACGAAGTGGACGCCCTGCTTGACCATGTCGGACAGGTGTTCGAGCGTCACGTATGAACTCGACGCGGTGTTGTAGAGCCGCCGGTTCGCGTACTTCTTGATGA encodes the following:
- the phaR gene encoding polyhydroxyalkanoate synthesis repressor PhaR → MADAQGNTGKSNEDRVVIKKYANRRLYNTASSSYVTLEHLSDMVKQGVHFVVYDAKSNEDITRSVLTQIIVEEEGREGQNLLPIQFLRQLIGFYGNSMQAFLPSYLELSLSTFAEQQERMRTQFSTLGHGAGIGVYDDQIRQNLALFDRAMKMFSPFAYTRTEEPMAAGRAPEPAPAPAADPALDEMKRRMEEMQAQIEKLISKT
- a CDS encoding helix-turn-helix domain-containing protein, yielding MALFFDTAWFDAQLAERGLSRRVMAAAAGMSEADLTLVFKDQRELSEAEVAAFAELLGTVPAEIAKQAGVSTPVPGAGPDARISALERRVAALEAELARLKR